In Paenibacillus dendritiformis, the DNA window ATGATGAACATCGTGAACGGCGGCGCGCATGCGGACAACAACGTCGACGTGCAAGAATTCATGGTTCTGCCGGTCGGCGCTCCGAACTTCAAAGAAGCGCTCCGCATGGGCGCGGAAATTTTCCATAACCTGAAATCGGTCTTGAAAGCCAAAGGGCTGAACACTGCGGTTGGCGACGAAGGCGGCTTCGCTCCGAACCTGAGCTCCAACGAAGAAGCGATCACGACCATCATCGAAGCGATCGAAAAAGCCGGCTACAAGCCAGGCCAAGACGTATTCCTCGGCATGGACGTCGCTTCCACCGAGTTCTACAAAGACGGCAAATACACGCTGGAAGGCGAAGGCAAATCCTTCACTTCCGCTGAGTTCGTAGACTTGCTCGCATCCTGGGTAGAGAAATATCCAATCATCACGATCGAAGACGGCTGCGCCGAAGACGATTGGGATGGCTGGAAGCTGCTCACTGACAAGCTGGGCGGCAAAGTGCAGCTCGTCGGCGACGACCTGTTCGTCACGAACACCGAGCGTCTGGCGACCGGTATCGAGAAAGGCATCGGCAACTCCATCTTGATCAAAGTGAACCAAATCGGTACGCTGACCGAAACGTTCGACGCGATCGAAATGGCGAAGCGCGCAGGCTACACGGCGGTTATCTCTCACCGTTCCGGCGAGTCCGAAGACAGCACGATTGCCGACATCGCCGTGGCAACGAATGCGGGACAAATCAAAACGGGGGCACCTTCCCGTACGGACCGCGTAGCGAAGTACAACCAATTGCTCCGCATCGAGGACAACCTGGGTACAACTGCACGCTACGATGGACTGAAGTCGTTCTACAACCTGAAAAAATAATGACGAGCCGTCAAACGGTACGTCTAAGCAAAGCCGGACTCCTGAGGGGGTCCGGCTTTTTGATTTGCATAAGGACCGTATGCGCGATCGCAAAGCTAGGGTGTTGGTCTTAAGGCTGTCCTAAATCGAAAGTTCAGGCATATGCTGGACCTGAGGCTAGTTTTTCCAATTGCCTCTTGCGGGGAGGGCCGCGGTGTGGATATAATGTATATCAGCTACTATTCTATAAACAATACTGATTGTTGATTATAACATAGAGTATTGCCAGAGTATGGGGATATGAAGGCAGGTGACCATATTGAAGGAAATCATTCAGTTCAAAAAAGGCGTGCTCGGCTTGTGCGTGATGGTGCTGATCAATCAGCGCGATCGGTACGGCTTCGAGCTGGCGCAGCAAATATCGAAGCATGTGGAGGTAGCGGAGGGGGCGCTCTACCCTGTCCTTCGCCGCATGGTGGCGGACGGGCACTGCACGACCTACCTGCAGGAGTCGACGGAGGGACCGCCGCGCAAATATTATAAGCTGACCCCGGCTGGCAAGGCATACATGATGGAGCTGGTCAGCGAATGGGAAAAATTCGTGGACGGCGTCCAGAGGCTGTTGGAGACAACGGCCGAGGGAGACCAGGAGCCGGATAACGAAGACAATGGGGTTCGCGGAGAGGCGGAAGGGAACGTCTGATTTTTCGGTCCGAGAAGGTAGAATAATCGATTGCAGGGGTGAGAAAGATTGCATAAAGAGTATTTTTTATTGAAGCTGAAGTATGGATTGATGTCGCTTCCGGCTGAAGACAGAGACGAGATTTTAGCGGAGTACAGCGCCCATTTCGCATTCGGGGAGCAGCAAGGGCGGACGGAAGAGGAGATTGCCAGGGAGCTTGGCGATCCGGAAGAGCTGGCGGTCGAACTGATCGGGGCCCGGGATGAGGGAGCTTCCGGAGGGGACAAAGGCCGGGCAGACCAGCCTTCCGGTTTCTACCGGCCAGATATGCACCGGGGACCCGCGCAGGGGCCAGGCTATGGCCCTCACGGCACTCCGCACGGTGTGCCGCATGGAATACCGCACGGAGCCCCACACGGATCTCCACACGCGCCACACGGAGCGCCGCATGAAGCCCCATACGGAGCGCCGCATGAAGCCCCGTACGGAGCGCCGCATGGAGCCCCGCACGGATCGTCGTACGGATCGCCGCCTATGCCGCCGCCGATGTATGATATGCCCTATAGGGACGCGTACGGCCCCCCGCCCAGAAGCGCAATCGGCATTTTCGGGGCTATCATCTCTTGTTTTTTCGCCGTGCCGCTGCTTATCGCCGGCTGGGGATTATGCGTTACCCTGGCTTGCGTCGCGTTCGTGCTGCTGCTTGGACCGCTGCTGTATCTGTTGAAGCTGGCCTTCGGGGGAGCCTTCTACGGAGCGGAAATGTCAGTCATGTTCATCATGTTCGGCATCGGGATTTTCATGATTCAGGGTATTGGTAAGTTGTTCCGCGCCTATGGCCGTCTGAATCGGATTTATTTCCAATGGGTTGCAGGAAGGGAGAGAAGATAGAATGAACAAGACCATTCTGAACATGGTCGGAATCGGCTGCATTGCCGCCGGAGTATTAGGTTTGTTTTCATTCGGGACCGAGACGCTGACCACTTCTCAACTCCCGTATTATGAGTATACGATCGAGGCCGGTACCGATTTGGAGCGGGTCGAGCTGCGGGGAGACCGCGGCGATATTGAGGTCAATTGGGTGTTCGACGGGGGGAACAAGATTGAAATCAACGGGCAGGCTCCCGATAAGGTGATATCCAACTTGGGCGAGGCGAAAGTGAGTAATGGAACGCTTGTGCTCGACTATCGAACCAACGGGCCGGAGCAATGGTTTCGGCTTTTCGGAATGAAGGCGCAAAATCAAAACCATGAAATCACGATACATGCGACGGAGACCCATGTACTGGAGCGTCTGAAGGCTGATCTGGCCATGGGGACATTTAAGATTACCGGCGGCCGGGTGGATGAACTGGAGGCGAGCAGCAAGCTCGGGGAAGTGATTGTGAAGCAGCTGCAGGGGAACCGGGTCAAGCTGTCCTCCGATGCCGGCACGGTACTGGCGGAGGACGTGGATGCGGTAATCGATGCCAGTTCCTCTCTCGGACAGG includes these proteins:
- the eno gene encoding phosphopyruvate hydratase, with the protein product MTMIMDVYAREVLDSRGNPTVEVEVKLESGGFGHAIVPSGASTGAHEAVELRDGDKGRYLGKGVENAVKNVNEIIAPEIIGMDALDQVLIDRTMIELDGTPNKGKLGANAILAVSMAVARAAAHALDMPLYTYLGGFNAKQLPVPMMNIVNGGAHADNNVDVQEFMVLPVGAPNFKEALRMGAEIFHNLKSVLKAKGLNTAVGDEGGFAPNLSSNEEAITTIIEAIEKAGYKPGQDVFLGMDVASTEFYKDGKYTLEGEGKSFTSAEFVDLLASWVEKYPIITIEDGCAEDDWDGWKLLTDKLGGKVQLVGDDLFVTNTERLATGIEKGIGNSILIKVNQIGTLTETFDAIEMAKRAGYTAVISHRSGESEDSTIADIAVATNAGQIKTGAPSRTDRVAKYNQLLRIEDNLGTTARYDGLKSFYNLKK
- a CDS encoding PadR family transcriptional regulator — its product is MKEIIQFKKGVLGLCVMVLINQRDRYGFELAQQISKHVEVAEGALYPVLRRMVADGHCTTYLQESTEGPPRKYYKLTPAGKAYMMELVSEWEKFVDGVQRLLETTAEGDQEPDNEDNGVRGEAEGNV
- a CDS encoding DUF1700 domain-containing protein; amino-acid sequence: MHKEYFLLKLKYGLMSLPAEDRDEILAEYSAHFAFGEQQGRTEEEIARELGDPEELAVELIGARDEGASGGDKGRADQPSGFYRPDMHRGPAQGPGYGPHGTPHGVPHGIPHGAPHGSPHAPHGAPHEAPYGAPHEAPYGAPHGAPHGSSYGSPPMPPPMYDMPYRDAYGPPPRSAIGIFGAIISCFFAVPLLIAGWGLCVTLACVAFVLLLGPLLYLLKLAFGGAFYGAEMSVMFIMFGIGIFMIQGIGKLFRAYGRLNRIYFQWVAGRERR
- a CDS encoding DUF4097 family beta strand repeat-containing protein; its protein translation is MNKTILNMVGIGCIAAGVLGLFSFGTETLTTSQLPYYEYTIEAGTDLERVELRGDRGDIEVNWVFDGGNKIEINGQAPDKVISNLGEAKVSNGTLVLDYRTNGPEQWFRLFGMKAQNQNHEITIHATETHVLERLKADLAMGTFKITGGRVDELEASSKLGEVIVKQLQGNRVKLSSDAGTVLAEDVDAVIDASSSLGQVKLLYTTQSVTAKADAGNVVIDQKEPHPIKASSNLGAIKISVSPKFEGIYDLRTNLGDIDAPDSKMKSDMVIQARTDLGGITIVEK